The genomic interval GGTAACAATATTTATGTCAAACGTCCGGCTCCCCGGTACGTCATCAAAATGAAGTTCTGACGAGGAAACGCGAGTCGGTTCGTTATTAAAACTAAAGGAATGAGCAAGGGCCCGAGCCCTAGATTCGGAAAGTAAAGTCGCCGGAGCGTGTGGAATAGCAAAAACTTTGGCTTGAATTGGTAGGTTGGGAAACTTGCCTGTCGGCGTGTCGACGGTATAAGCAATACTTTCTACTCCTTCGACTTTAAGATGAGGCACGGTAATTGGTGGGAGTTTTCCAAAAATCGTGGTCACGGGCGGCGGGGCCGGCGGGTTAATATTAAGATACAAAGCCCGTACTAAAACAAAAAAGTATTTAAAAATAAAAAACCCAACCAAGAAAAAAACCATTATTACGGCCAGTCTTTTTACCAATATGGCGGTATCGGTCAGGTTCACCATTAGATTATAGCTGAATTTACGTTATAATAAACGAATTATTTATGGTTCGCACCCGCATCGCCCCCAGCCCCACCGGCGAATTTCACGTAGGGCACATTCGCACATTACTTTATAACTACGCCCTGGCTAAAAATGCCGGTGGCACTTTTGTGGTACGAATTGAAGATACGGATCGCGAGCGTTATGTGCCTGGCGCGGTTGAGAAGATTTTAGAAATTATTAAAGATTACGGTTTATCTTGGGACGAGGGACCAATTGTCGGCGGCCCTTACGCGCCATACGTACAATCAGAGCGACTTGATATTTACAAAAAATATTCTCTAGAATTAGTTGAAAAAGGCGCAGCTTACTACTGTTTTTGTACATCCGAAAGATTAGATGAGATGCGAGCTAAACAGCGAGAATTGGGGTACGCCGCGACGAGATACGACGGCCGTTGTCGTGATCTCTCTAATACAGAAGTGACGAAAAAGCTAGCAGCCAAAATGCCTTTCGTAATTCGACTTAAAGTTCCCAAGGATCAAAAGATTACTTTTCACGACGAGGTTCTAGGTGACATGTCTTTTGACAGCAACGAAATTGATGATCAAGTACTTTTAAAGTCTGACGGCTTTCCAACGTATCAACTGGCGGTGGTTATTGATGATCATTTGATGAATATTACGCATGTAATGCGCGGCATCGACTGGTTGCCATCCACCCCTAAGCACGTTTTACTTTACCAGGCTTTTGGTTGGGAATTCCCGAAGCATATTCATTTACCAAACTTAAAAGAGGTCGGTGAAAATAAAAAACTTTCTAAACGACATGGGTCTGTAGCAGCTTTAGAATTTTTGCAAGAAGGCTATTTGCCGGAGGCAATTTTAAACTTTTTGAT from candidate division WWE3 bacterium carries:
- the gltX gene encoding glutamate--tRNA ligase; the protein is MVRTRIAPSPTGEFHVGHIRTLLYNYALAKNAGGTFVVRIEDTDRERYVPGAVEKILEIIKDYGLSWDEGPIVGGPYAPYVQSERLDIYKKYSLELVEKGAAYYCFCTSERLDEMRAKQRELGYAATRYDGRCRDLSNTEVTKKLAAKMPFVIRLKVPKDQKITFHDEVLGDMSFDSNEIDDQVLLKSDGFPTYQLAVVIDDHLMNITHVMRGIDWLPSTPKHVLLYQAFGWEFPKHIHLPNLKEVGENKKLSKRHGSVAALEFLQEGYLPEAILNFLMLLGWSPKVEKEIMTVPEFVAEFAIDRIHQTDLVAFDRQKLLWLNGAYIRNMAVAELYDRLTRWSQKFGVNINTTGFDRIYIEKVLTLTQDRLKLLSDFPILSNYFFTEPNIDVDLLVKQSKDVAKCQEIIIKFITAVANIPNWTKENLEVVGHQVLLDNNYKPKEAFMTIRITVCGVEATPPLFDTLEVLGKDVVLKRLEKALNDCPAKT